One genomic segment of Nonomuraea coxensis DSM 45129 includes these proteins:
- a CDS encoding TerC family protein: protein MNLPFWIWAATLGGFAAILAFDFWMVARNPHEPSMRECVAWVSFYVGLAAVFGAGLLLLSGPAHGGEFFAGWITEYSLSVDNLFVFLLIMSRFRVPREYRQKVLLIGIVLALVMRGAFIAAGAGAVQRFDWLFYVFGAFLVYTAWKLIGHEEEAEFSENLALRTVRRVLPTTDTYHGARLTVHHGRRMVTPMLIVMVAIGTTDLLFALDSIPAIFGLTKEPYLVFTANAFALMGLRQLFFLIGGLLDRLVYLSKGLSVVLAFIGLKLIMEALHHDGVSWAPEVPILVSLGVIVGTLAVTTVLSLVKSARDTRRARERETVEQASGR from the coding sequence GTGAACCTGCCCTTCTGGATCTGGGCGGCCACCCTCGGGGGCTTCGCCGCGATCCTCGCGTTCGACTTCTGGATGGTGGCCCGCAACCCGCACGAGCCGTCGATGCGCGAGTGCGTCGCCTGGGTGTCCTTCTACGTCGGGCTCGCCGCGGTCTTCGGGGCCGGGCTGCTCCTGCTGTCCGGCCCCGCGCACGGCGGGGAGTTCTTCGCGGGGTGGATCACCGAGTACTCGCTCAGCGTGGACAACCTCTTCGTGTTCCTGCTGATCATGAGCAGGTTCCGGGTGCCGCGGGAGTACCGGCAGAAGGTGCTGCTCATCGGCATCGTGCTGGCCCTGGTCATGCGGGGGGCGTTCATCGCGGCCGGCGCGGGCGCCGTCCAGCGCTTCGACTGGCTCTTCTACGTGTTCGGCGCCTTCCTCGTCTACACGGCGTGGAAGCTGATCGGGCACGAGGAGGAGGCGGAGTTCTCGGAGAACCTCGCGCTGCGGACCGTGCGGCGGGTGCTGCCGACCACGGACACCTACCACGGCGCCCGCCTCACCGTGCACCACGGGCGCAGGATGGTGACCCCGATGCTGATCGTGATGGTCGCCATCGGGACCACCGACCTGCTGTTCGCGCTCGACTCGATCCCGGCCATCTTCGGGCTCACCAAGGAGCCCTACCTGGTGTTCACCGCGAACGCCTTCGCCCTCATGGGGCTGCGGCAGCTCTTCTTCCTCATCGGCGGGCTGCTCGACCGGCTCGTCTACCTGAGCAAGGGGCTGTCGGTGGTGCTCGCCTTCATCGGGCTGAAGCTCATCATGGAGGCGCTGCACCACGACGGCGTGTCCTGGGCGCCGGAGGTGCCGATCCTCGTCTCCCTCGGCGTCATCGTCGGCACCCTCGCCGTGACCACGGTGCTGAGCCTGGTCAAGTCGGCCCGCGACACGAGGAGGGCGAGGG